In a single window of the Anaerotruncus rubiinfantis genome:
- a CDS encoding ABC transporter substrate-binding protein has protein sequence MNIERTIQKMICILLAVLLLPGCRASAPADLSGGLGNGWQAERSLQLQYAENFEVDYYPGGYTLLSISDGSRFLVVPEGKQAPEGIGGDINVLHRPVQDIYLVATSAMCLFDALGALDSIRLSGTKAGDWYIENARQAMENGEILYAGKYSAPDYELILSGGCGLAVESTMVNHVPEVREKLEELGIPVLIDQSSYESHPLGRTEWIKLYGALLGKEALAQRLFDEQAAYLEEAAGAENTGKTVAFFYISSSGYAVARKSGDYVTKMIELAGGNYIFADLGDPETATSTVTLEMEQFYATAKDADYIIYNSTIDGELATVEELVAKNGLLRDFKAVRNGNVWCTDKNLFQETTQLGLMISDIRRMLTGQVADTDELHYMYRLQ, from the coding sequence ATGAATATCGAACGTACGATTCAGAAAATGATCTGTATCCTGCTGGCCGTTCTGCTGCTGCCCGGCTGCAGGGCCAGCGCGCCCGCCGATTTGTCAGGCGGGCTTGGAAACGGTTGGCAGGCCGAACGCAGCCTGCAGCTGCAATATGCGGAAAATTTCGAAGTGGACTACTATCCCGGCGGCTATACGCTGCTTTCGATTTCGGACGGAAGCCGGTTCTTGGTAGTCCCGGAAGGAAAACAGGCCCCGGAAGGGATCGGCGGGGACATCAACGTCCTGCACCGGCCGGTGCAGGATATCTATCTTGTGGCTACCTCCGCCATGTGCCTGTTTGATGCGCTCGGCGCGCTCGACAGCATCCGGCTGTCCGGGACAAAGGCGGGAGACTGGTACATTGAAAACGCAAGACAGGCGATGGAAAACGGCGAAATCCTCTATGCGGGAAAATACAGCGCGCCGGATTATGAGCTCATCCTGTCGGGCGGATGCGGGCTGGCGGTTGAGTCCACGATGGTGAACCATGTCCCGGAGGTGCGGGAAAAACTCGAGGAACTCGGCATCCCGGTGCTGATCGACCAGTCCAGCTACGAGTCCCATCCGCTCGGCCGTACCGAGTGGATCAAGCTGTACGGGGCGCTTTTGGGAAAGGAGGCGCTTGCGCAGCGGCTTTTTGACGAGCAGGCCGCCTATCTGGAAGAAGCGGCCGGCGCGGAAAATACCGGAAAGACGGTGGCGTTTTTCTATATCAGCTCGTCCGGCTACGCTGTGGCCCGCAAATCCGGCGACTATGTGACAAAAATGATCGAGCTTGCCGGCGGCAACTACATCTTTGCGGATCTGGGCGACCCCGAAACCGCCACCAGCACGGTGACGCTGGAGATGGAACAGTTCTACGCCACGGCAAAGGACGCGGATTATATCATCTATAACAGCACCATCGACGGCGAGCTTGCCACCGTGGAGGAGCTGGTTGCCAAAAATGGGCTGCTCCGGGATTTTAAAGCTGTGCGGAATGGGAACGTCTGGTGCACCGACAAAAACCTCTTTCAGGAGACGACCCAGCTCGGGCTGATGATTTCGGACATCCGCCGGATGCTGACCGGACAAGTTGCGGATACGGACGAACTGCACTATATGTACCGGCTGCAATGA
- a CDS encoding iron chelate uptake ABC transporter family permease subunit, with translation MGMKDKTAGRSLRYSVVLTICTVLFVLLVLLNIGLGSVEVKAADIVKILLSQGGSETGQGIIWKVRLPRTMAGILLGGALALSGFLLQTFFNNPIAGPYVLGISSGAKLTVAIFMVAALSRYRTVGSAEMIVAAFVGAMLSMGFVILMARAVQRASMLIVSGVMIGYICSAITDFIIAFADDASIVNLHNWSRGSFSGASWEDVRIMAVVVLLASAVVFLMSKPIGAYQLGESYAQNMGVNIRLFRIALVLLSSVLSACVTAFAGPVSFVGIAVPHLVKSFLKTARPLVVIPVCFLGGAIFCLGCDLVARTAFAPMELSISSVTAVIGAPVVIGILLRKKVRG, from the coding sequence ATGGGAATGAAGGATAAAACCGCGGGGCGCAGCCTGCGTTACAGCGTGGTGCTGACGATATGCACAGTCCTGTTTGTCCTGCTGGTGCTGCTGAATATTGGTCTGGGCAGCGTTGAAGTGAAGGCTGCGGACATCGTCAAAATCCTGCTTTCGCAGGGCGGCAGCGAGACGGGACAGGGAATCATCTGGAAGGTGCGGCTGCCCCGGACGATGGCAGGCATCCTTCTGGGCGGGGCGCTTGCGCTTTCCGGCTTTTTGCTGCAGACCTTCTTCAACAACCCGATCGCCGGACCTTATGTGCTGGGCATCTCGTCCGGTGCAAAGCTCACGGTGGCCATCTTCATGGTGGCGGCGCTCAGCCGGTACCGCACGGTCGGCTCGGCGGAAATGATCGTAGCGGCGTTTGTGGGCGCGATGCTCTCAATGGGGTTCGTGATCCTTATGGCACGGGCGGTGCAGCGCGCCTCAATGTTGATTGTCAGCGGCGTGATGATCGGCTACATCTGTTCGGCAATCACCGATTTTATCATCGCCTTTGCGGATGACGCCAGCATCGTAAACCTGCACAACTGGTCCCGCGGAAGCTTTTCCGGCGCGTCGTGGGAGGATGTGCGGATCATGGCGGTGGTGGTGCTCCTTGCCTCAGCCGTCGTGTTTTTGATGTCCAAACCGATTGGGGCGTATCAGCTGGGCGAAAGCTACGCGCAGAACATGGGCGTGAATATCCGGCTGTTTCGGATCGCACTGGTGCTGCTTTCGAGCGTGCTGAGCGCCTGTGTAACCGCGTTCGCCGGACCGGTGTCTTTTGTGGGGATTGCGGTGCCGCACCTGGTCAAGTCATTTCTGAAAACCGCCAGGCCGCTGGTTGTGATTCCAGTATGCTTTCTGGGCGGCGCGATCTTCTGCCTGGGCTGCGATTTGGTCGCGCGTACGGCGTTCGCGCCGATGGAACTGAGCATCAGTTCGGTGACAGCTGTCATCGGAGCGCCTGTCGTGATTGGCATTCTGCTGCGAAAGAAGGTGCGCGGCTAA